The Brevibacillus humidisoli DNA segment CACATCCTTGGCGTTTTTTCCGCCAACCTGCAAAATTTCGCCTGTCGGCAGCACCATTTCCAGACCCATGATGTAGTCCTTGGTCACGCCGTACTTGAGTCCGCGCATCCCACCGGCGCACTCGGCCACATTGCCGCCCATCGTCGAGATCCGCATGCTGCCCGGGTCTGGCGGATAAAACAAGCCAACCGCTTCCACCGCTTTATGCAGATCCGCCGTGATCACTCCCGGTCCAAACGTCGCGGTTAGGTTGTCCTGATCGATTTCTTTGATTTTGTTGAGACGGTTGATGTTCAGTACAATGCCGCCTTCCAGCGGCACCGTCCCGCCGCACAGGTTGGTTCCGGACCCGCGGGGTACAATATTGATGCCGCGCTGGTTGGCGATCCGCAGCACAGCCGACAGTTCTTCCACACTGCCGGGAATCACCACTGCATCGGGCATAGCCTGATAGAGCGGCGTGGCATCGTACGAATAGACGTACAATTCGTTCGGCGAATCGAGAAACCACTTCTCGCCGACGACACTGATCAGTTCACTTCGTGCTTCCTTGCTTACCATGGCAAGCCTCCTTGGAAATCGTACATTCTACCGCGATTTGTCTTGCTGGCTGGGTACGTCCCCCTATCGGTGACCTACCCCAGTCGTAATGACAAATCGCCCCTATCTAGCATCAGGTCATCAGATGACTTCTGCTGAAAGGGCCATTCAGGACATCATCTCTTGTTCCACTCCCTGCAGATGGGCCAGCATCGCCGCTTCCGCCTGCTCGGGAAGCTGGTTGGCAATTGCTTCGAAGATTCGGCGGTGTTCTTCCAGCAGGCGTTCCGGATTCCCCGGGGTGCGGAATAACCGCAGCCTGTTTTCTTTCACGTGCTTCTCCATCGTCTCTCCGATGGACTGCACGACGGAGACGAGAATCGGGTTGTGCGATGCGAGGGCTATCGAGTAGTGAAAATGCCAATCCGCCTTTTCGCCAAGCACCCCTGTTACCAGTGCTGCCCTCATCTGCTCCAGCGCCTTTTCCAACGGTTTCAGGTCATCCTCGGTACGCCGTTCAGCGGCGAGGCGGGCTGTACCCGACTCAATGATTTTGCGCACTTCCAGCAGGGCGATGATATCCTGTTCGGTCATCGGCCGCACTGGTTCAAAAGCTGATAAGACCTCTTCCGGATGAAAGGGCGTGACAAATGTTCCCTCCCCCTGTCTGATGCTGACAAGTCCCATCGTTTTCAGCGCACTGACCGCTTCACGTACCGTCGACTGACCTACCCCCAACAGTTCCCCTAGTTCACGCAGCGAAGGAAGTCGGTCTCCCGGCTGATATGCACCCGACAAGATTTGCTGTTTGATGTAATCAGCCACTTCCTCGTACGTCTTGCGGATTTTAAAATGAGAATTCGGTTTCATATTGCCCCTCACGAGTTCATAAGTCTTGCGGTGATCTGATGACCTCATCAATATGTGTATTGTAAGCGATTGCTCGAATAGCCGTCAATCCATCATGCCCGGATCGTCTCGCCAGAAGTTGGGTGTTCCTCGGCTGGAGAATACTGGACGGGTACGGTAGAATGGAACCAGCAAGACGAGAATCAGGAGATGAGGATATGTCGTACAAGTGGTTAGAATGGAGCACTCGTCTGCAAGCCATCGCCCAGGCAGGCTTGACCTTTTCCAAAGATGCCTTTGATCGTGAACGTTTTGAGGAGTTGCGCAGGATCAGTGTACAGATCATGGCGGAGTACTCCCAAACAGAGATGTGCCGGGTGAGCCAACTGTTTGCCAATGAGAAAGGCTATCCAACCCCCAAGGTGGACGTCCGCGGTGTCGTTTTCCAAGACGACAAAATCTTGATGGTGAAAGAAATGTCGGATGGAGCCTGGGCATTACCGGGCGGTTATGCCGATATCGGTTATACGCCGGGCGAAATCGCCGTCAAAGAAGTAAAAGAGGAAACGGGTTACGAAGTAGTACCTGTCAAACTGCTGGCAGTGTTGGACATGAGACGTCATTCCCAACTGCCGCAGCCCTACCATTTTTACAAGATCTTTATTCAATGCCGGATCACGGGCGGCAGTGCGGTTTCTGACGATATCGAGACGAGTGATGTCGGGTTTTTCCCAGAACAGGAACTGCCCATCCTGTCAGAGAGGCGCAATACCAAAGCCCAAATCCATCTGCTGTTCGAGTACCTGCGTGATCCTGACAAAGTCTGTGTGTTCGATTAACAGGAAAAAGAAGAAAAGGAGGGGCCTGACCGGGCATTGGGTTTTACTCGGTAGGTCTCTCTCCTGTAATCCGCAGCAGCCTCTCCGCGATACGCCGCTTGCGGTACAACATCCTGCCCGTCTCGGCTACTTCCTCAATCGTTTTTCGGTTGATGTAAGCACCAAAAAGAATACCGGCTATCGGGATGAGCTGCAGCAGTTTTTTCCAACCAAAGTTGTCTCGGTAGGTCAAGGCTACTTCCCGCCAGCCGACAAGCTGGGCGATCATCTGGTTCCGCTTTGCCTCACTGCCGTATTGGCCGAGCTCCTCTAGAATAGCCCGTTTGCCGACGAGATCAGAGGCAGTGAACTGTAAACATTTGACGATAAATACCCGCTCCGCCTGTTCTGCCGGCTGATAGCCATATACGACTGCCATCTCTTGCAGCACCTTGAGTGACTGTCCGAGCAGCAGCGGGATGTCAATCGCCAAGGTAAAGACGCCGCCAACTCCGGTCGTCGCTCCCTGTACCGTGGCAAAACGGGTGCGGGATGAGCTTAGCTGATCGGCTACAGCATCCATCAAGGAGAGCGGCTGCTCCGCAATCTGCTCGATCGAACGGATCGACTGGCCGCCGGCAGCAACAGACTGTTCACTCAGCAGCTTCACCACCTCCTGTTCGTGCAGCAGGTACCTGCCCCCTGTATCGACATAACGGGCTAGTTCCTCAACAGCCTGTCCCAGCTTCTCCTGGATGAAGGCTGGCGTCACTTTATCCAGCAGGACGAATGGCAGCCTGGCCAGTTTATCCCAGATCCACAGGTCTTTTTGTTCTTGTTCCCACGTCTCTACTTCAGCCATCGCTTGCTGCAGTTGTTCTTTGGTTTCCATCTTTTACCCCGACCTTTTTCTTATACTGTGTTCACGTCTCCCTATCTTACGTAGGAGAATCGGGCAAGTTGCAGCAAACAGCGCAGCCCTTTATTAGACTGCGCTGTTTTACTCGGAACATAGATAACCAGAAAAGCCTATGTTAAGACTGATTCAGTTGCGAGCGAAGGTAGGCATCAATAAACGAGTCCAGTTCACCGTCCATCACAGCCTGGACGTTCCCCACCTCCACATTGGTGCGGTGATCTTTGACCAGACTGTAAGGATGGAACACGTACGAACGGATTTGGCTGCCCCAGGCGATGTCTTTTTGCTCGCCCTGGATCTCAGCCAACTGCTGCTGCTGTTCTTCCCGCTTGCGTTCAAACAGCTTGGCTGCCAGCATCGTCATCGCCCGCTCCCGGTTCTTGATCTGGGACCGCTCCGACTGGCAGGTGACGACAATCCCTGTGGGCAGGTGGGTAATCCGTACGGCAGAGTCGGTGGTATTGATGTGCTGTCCTCCTGCACCACTGGATCGATAGGTATCCACCTTCAGATCCTCGCTGCGAATATCCACTTGGTCATCCGCCTCGATCTCCGGCAGTACATTGCAGGAGACGAAAGAGGTATGGCGGCGTCCGGAAGCGTCAAATGGAGAAATCCGCA contains these protein-coding regions:
- a CDS encoding EcsC family protein; translation: METKEQLQQAMAEVETWEQEQKDLWIWDKLARLPFVLLDKVTPAFIQEKLGQAVEELARYVDTGGRYLLHEQEVVKLLSEQSVAAGGQSIRSIEQIAEQPLSLMDAVADQLSSSRTRFATVQGATTGVGGVFTLAIDIPLLLGQSLKVLQEMAVVYGYQPAEQAERVFIVKCLQFTASDLVGKRAILEELGQYGSEAKRNQMIAQLVGWREVALTYRDNFGWKKLLQLIPIAGILFGAYINRKTIEEVAETGRMLYRKRRIAERLLRITGERPTE
- a CDS encoding FadR/GntR family transcriptional regulator, producing MKPNSHFKIRKTYEEVADYIKQQILSGAYQPGDRLPSLRELGELLGVGQSTVREAVSALKTMGLVSIRQGEGTFVTPFHPEEVLSAFEPVRPMTEQDIIALLEVRKIIESGTARLAAERRTEDDLKPLEKALEQMRAALVTGVLGEKADWHFHYSIALASHNPILVSVVQSIGETMEKHVKENRLRLFRTPGNPERLLEEHRRIFEAIANQLPEQAEAAMLAHLQGVEQEMMS
- a CDS encoding NUDIX hydrolase translates to MSYKWLEWSTRLQAIAQAGLTFSKDAFDRERFEELRRISVQIMAEYSQTEMCRVSQLFANEKGYPTPKVDVRGVVFQDDKILMVKEMSDGAWALPGGYADIGYTPGEIAVKEVKEETGYEVVPVKLLAVLDMRRHSQLPQPYHFYKIFIQCRITGGSAVSDDIETSDVGFFPEQELPILSERRNTKAQIHLLFEYLRDPDKVCVFD